CGTCGAAGCGCTGGCCGGCGCGATCGCCGGACTGATCGGCGCGGACGTGGCGCTCGCGAAGCGCGCCGCGCGTCTGGCCAAGGCCGACCTGATCACCGACATGGTGGGCGAATTCCCCGAGCTGCAAGGCACGATGGGCACGTACTACGCGCGCCACGACGGCGAGCCGGAAGAAGTCGCGCTCGCGTGTTCGGAACACTATCAGCCGCGTTTCTCCGGCGACGCGTTGCCCACTACCGCAACCGGCACCGTCGTCGCGCTGGCCGACAAGCTCGAAACGCTGGTCGGCATCTGGGGCATCGGCCTGCAACCCACCGGCGAGAAAGACCCGTTCGCGTTGCGCCGTCACGCGCTCGGCGTGCTGCGCATTCTGGTCGAGAAGCAACTGCCGGTCGACCTGGTCGAACTGCTGCGTACCGCTTACGCGCAATTCGCCGCGCTGCCGAACGTCGCCGATTCGACGCAAGCCATCTACGAGTTCAGCATGGACCGCTTGCGCGGTCTGCTGCGCGAGCGCGGCTACGCTCCGGGCGAAATCGATGCAGTGCTGGCGCTGAACCCCACGCGCCTCGACGACATCGTCGCGCGTCTGGATGCGGTTCGTGAATTCGCGGCGTTGCCGGAAGCGGCTTCGCTTGCAGCGGCGAACAAGCGGATCTCGAACATCCTGAAGAAGTCCGATGGCGCGGCGACCGGCGGCGTGCAGGCTACGTTGCTCATCGAAGCAGCGGAAAAAGCCTTGCATGCGCAACTCGAACAGGTCGCGCCACGCGTGCAATCGCAACTGGCCGCACGCGACTACACCGGCGCGCTGACCGCGCTCGCCGCGTTGCGCGAACCGGTCGACACGTTCTTCAACGACGTGATGGTCAACGCCGAAGATCCGGCGTTGCGCGCCAACCGTCTGGCCTTGCTCGGCGCACTGCATCAGCAGATGAACTGCGTCGCCGATATTTCCCGAATCGCCGCCTGAGCCCCGCGCCATGCCAACCAAAAAAGTGGTGATCCTCGACCGCGACGGCGTGATCAACGTCGATTCCGACGCGTTCATCAAGTCGCCGGACGAATGGGTGGCACTGCCCGGTTCGCTCGAAGCCATCGCGCGTCTGAATCAGGCCGGCTATCGCGTGGCGATCGCCACCAACCAGTCGGGCATCGGCCGCGGCCTGTTCGATATGACCGCGCTCAACGCGATGCATCTGAAAATGCACCGCATGGCGGCGGCGGTCGGCGGACGCATCGACGCGGTGTTCTTCTGCCCGCACACGGCGGAAGATCATTGCGAATGTCGCAAGCCGAAGCCCGGCATGCTGAAGATGATCGCCGAGCGCTTCGAGGTCGACCCGGAAGATACGCCGGTAGTCGGCGACGCCATGCGCGATCTGCAAGCGGGCGCGTCGCTCGGTCATCCGACTCATCTGGTGCTGACCGGCAAGGGCCGCAAAACGCTCGAGGCCGGCGGCTTGCCCGAAGGCACGATCGTGCACGACGACCTGCGCGCTTTCGCGCTCGACTTCCTCGCCGACGCTCAAGAGTGACGCGCGCCACGCGCGTCCCCATCCCTCACTGACCACGCCGATGCGCTTCATCCGTTCTTTGCTTCTGCTGATCTACTTCGTTCTGTTCACGGTGCCGTACGCAACCGCATGCTTCATCGCGTTCCCGTTCATGCGCGCCGACAACCGCTACTGGATGGCCGCCGGCTGGTGCCGCGCGACGCTGCATACGGTGCGTTGGCTCAACGGTATCCGCTACAACATCGAAGGTTTCGAGAACCTGCCCAACGGTCCCGCCGTGCTGCTCTCCAAGCATCAATCTGCATGGGAAACGCTGGCGTTTCCGGCGCTGATGCCGCGGCCGCTGTGCTACGTGTTCAAGCGCGAGCTGCTGTACGTGCCGTTTTTCGGCTGGGCGCTCGGCATGCTGAAGATGGTTCATATCGATCGCAAGGAAGGCAAGTACGCGTTCGAATCGGTCATCAAGCAAGGCAAGGCGCGCATGGCGGAAGGCGCCTGGGTCATCATGTTTCCGGAAGGCACGCGCACGCCGACCGGCAAGCAAGGCAAGTACAAAACCGGCGGTGCGCGGTTCGCGACGGCCACCGGCGCACCGGTCGTGCCGATCGCGCACAACGCGGGACGTGTGTGGCCTCGCAACTCGTTTCTCAAATATGCGGGTATAGTCACAGTGTCGATCGGCAAGCCGATCGAGACGACGGGGCTCACGCCCGATGAAGTGAACACGCGCGTCGAACAGTGGATCGAAGCTGAAATGCGTCGCATCGATCCTACCGCGTACCGCGCGGCGGAAAGCAGTTCCGCCGCCGCACCAATCTGACGCGCCCACGCCCTCGAAGGCGTATTTGCGCGAAGCCGAATCCGATGCAGAAGTCTCCTACGCCGCAGCCCGCTGTGGCGCTCGA
The nucleotide sequence above comes from Paraburkholderia sp. FT54. Encoded proteins:
- the gmhB gene encoding D-glycero-beta-D-manno-heptose 1,7-bisphosphate 7-phosphatase, with the translated sequence MPTKKVVILDRDGVINVDSDAFIKSPDEWVALPGSLEAIARLNQAGYRVAIATNQSGIGRGLFDMTALNAMHLKMHRMAAAVGGRIDAVFFCPHTAEDHCECRKPKPGMLKMIAERFEVDPEDTPVVGDAMRDLQAGASLGHPTHLVLTGKGRKTLEAGGLPEGTIVHDDLRAFALDFLADAQE
- a CDS encoding 1-acyl-sn-glycerol-3-phosphate acyltransferase produces the protein MRFIRSLLLLIYFVLFTVPYATACFIAFPFMRADNRYWMAAGWCRATLHTVRWLNGIRYNIEGFENLPNGPAVLLSKHQSAWETLAFPALMPRPLCYVFKRELLYVPFFGWALGMLKMVHIDRKEGKYAFESVIKQGKARMAEGAWVIMFPEGTRTPTGKQGKYKTGGARFATATGAPVVPIAHNAGRVWPRNSFLKYAGIVTVSIGKPIETTGLTPDEVNTRVEQWIEAEMRRIDPTAYRAAESSSAAAPI